From one Paenibacillus antri genomic stretch:
- the dusB gene encoding tRNA dihydrouridine synthase DusB — protein sequence MTKTLKIGNVETKNNVVLAPMAGVCNPAFRLIAKEFGTGLVCAEMVSDKAILHGNARTMEMLFVDEREKPLSLQIFGGDRNSLVAAAKHVDKHTNADIIDINMGCPVPKVVSCDAGARWLLDPNKIYEMVSSVVDAVEKPVTVKMRIGWDHEHIYAVQNAQAVERAGGKAVAVHGRTREQLYTGKADWDMIRQVKEAVNIPVIGNGDVATPEDAKRMLDTTGCDGVMIGRGALGNPWMLYRTVEYLTKGELPAEPDAAEKMRIAMLHLDRLIALKGEAVAVKDMRKHFAWYLKGLRGAAEVKNRIMEVTTRDQVVSILDDYVAALESGMLEPGALSVV from the coding sequence ATGACGAAGACGTTAAAAATCGGCAACGTCGAAACGAAAAACAACGTCGTGCTCGCGCCGATGGCCGGCGTGTGCAACCCGGCGTTCCGCTTGATCGCGAAGGAGTTCGGCACCGGCCTCGTCTGCGCCGAGATGGTCAGCGACAAGGCGATCCTGCACGGCAACGCGCGCACGATGGAGATGCTGTTCGTGGACGAGCGCGAGAAGCCACTCAGTCTGCAAATTTTCGGCGGGGATCGGAACTCGCTCGTGGCGGCTGCGAAGCACGTCGACAAGCACACGAACGCCGACATTATCGACATCAACATGGGCTGCCCGGTCCCGAAGGTCGTCAGCTGCGATGCGGGCGCTCGTTGGCTGCTCGATCCGAATAAAATTTACGAGATGGTCTCCTCCGTCGTCGACGCGGTCGAGAAGCCGGTCACGGTGAAAATGCGAATCGGCTGGGACCATGAGCATATTTACGCCGTCCAAAACGCGCAAGCGGTAGAGCGGGCCGGCGGGAAAGCGGTGGCCGTGCACGGTCGTACGCGGGAACAGCTTTACACCGGCAAGGCGGATTGGGACATGATCCGTCAGGTGAAGGAAGCCGTGAACATTCCGGTCATCGGCAACGGGGACGTCGCGACGCCGGAAGACGCGAAGCGGATGCTCGACACGACGGGCTGCGACGGCGTTATGATCGGCCGAGGCGCGCTGGGCAACCCATGGATGCTGTACCGCACGGTCGAATATTTAACGAAAGGCGAGCTCCCGGCGGAGCCGGACGCGGCGGAGAAGATGCGCATCGCCATGCTTCATCTCGATCGTCTGATCGCGTTGAAGGGCGAGGCGGTCGCCGTGAAGGACATGCGCAAGCACTTCGCTTGGTATCTCAAAGGGCTGCGCGGCGCGGCGGAAGTGAAAAACCGGATCATGGAAGTGACCACGAGAGACCAAGTCGTCTCGATTTTGGACGATTACGTCGCGGCGCTCGAGAGCGGGATGTTGGAGCCTGGCGCGCTTTCCGTTGTTTGA
- the greA gene encoding transcription elongation factor GreA yields the protein MTEKEVILTQEGLKKLEEELEHLKSVKRREVAERIKVAIGYGDISENSEYEDAKNEQAFIEGRIITLEKMLRNARIINDDEVDTNTVSVGSIVILEDLEFKDTVEYSIVGSAESDPLQNKISNESPVGKAILGKSKGSIVDVNVPAGVIQYKIIDIKKK from the coding sequence ATGACGGAGAAAGAGGTCATTTTAACCCAAGAAGGGTTGAAAAAGTTAGAGGAAGAGCTGGAGCACCTCAAATCGGTCAAGCGCCGCGAAGTCGCCGAACGGATCAAGGTCGCGATCGGATACGGCGATATCAGCGAGAATTCCGAATACGAAGACGCTAAGAACGAACAAGCCTTCATCGAAGGCCGAATCATCACCCTCGAGAAGATGCTTCGGAACGCGCGGATCATCAACGACGACGAAGTCGACACGAACACGGTGAGCGTAGGGTCGATCGTCATCTTGGAAGATCTCGAGTTTAAAGATACGGTCGAGTATTCGATCGTAGGCAGCGCCGAGTCCGATCCGCTGCAGAACAAGATTTCGAACGAGAGCCCGGTAGGCAAGGCGATCCTTGGCAAATCGAAGGGCTCGATCGTCGACGTGAACGTGCCCGCCGGCGTCATTCAGTATAAAATCATCGATATTAAGAAGAAGTAA